The genomic DNA CACTGAAGTTCACGGCCTCCAAAACGATATCGATTCCTCGGTTCAATTCAGCATTCAGGAAAGCAAGAAGGGCGAAACCGAGTCCTCCAGCAGCACCGGTGCCTGCTCGACTCGCAATGACTTGACCACCCGGCACAATGGAAGCCAGATGGGCAAGGTTTTGATCAAGGGTATCAACCATTTCCGGATCAGCACCCTTTTGCGGACCGAAGATCGCAGAGGCACCGGTGGGACCTGTAAGGGGATTGGTGACATCGCATGCCACTTCCAGTTTCACGGAGGCCAGCCTGGAATCGAGCTTGCTCAAGTCAATGGATTTTATAGTAGAGAGCGTGCCTCCACCCGGACCGATTTCTTCCCCATCTTCGTTCAAGAACCTGCCTCCGAGCGCCTGTACCATTCCCACACCGCCATCGTTTGTGGCACTGCCGCCGATCCCCACGATGATATGGCTGACGCCTTCATCGAGAGCTGCATGGATCAGCTCGCCCGTCCCCCTGGATGTAGTGATGAGTGGGTTGCGTTTCGCCGGTTCCACAAGATGGAGGCCTGACGCTGCTGCCATCTCAATGACAGCTGTTTTGCCATCACCCAGTAGTCCGAAAAAGGCAGGTACCTCCTCTCCAAGCGGACCTGTGACAGAACGTTCGATCAGGGCGCCACCAGTGGCGTCTACAAGGGATTGCACGGTCCCTTCCCCGCCGTCGGCCATGGGGAGGAGATGATATTCCGCGTCCGGGAATACAGCTTTCATCCCTTTTTCAATGGATTGCGCCGCTTCCAGAGCGGTCATACTCTCTTTAAATGAATCAGGTGCGATGACGATCTTCATCGTTTTCTCTCCTCTCAGATTATCCAAAAATCTTGAACACGCCGAACACTAACGTCGACAGAATGGCCAGCGTCAGTCCCACCAGGGATTCATACGGCATGAGTTTCAAGCGTTCTTTCATACTCATATTGACGCTCCCGCGGTTGCGTGGAAAAAGCTCCCGTGCGGCAAATGATCAAGTACGGTGGCTCCCGCATGAATCATGGCTGCTCCGGCCAATGCAGACACACCCATTTCAAGGATGGTGCCGCTGAATACGCTGCTTGCAACTGCAGTACCGGCCGTCGTCGATGCCGTTGCTGCCGACATGAAGATCCCAGATGCCGGTGCAAGCAGGTACGCTGGCAGACCGGATGCACTGAGGCCATTGATGATGACGTCCTTCAGAGTCGAGTTGGCAATGATACCGGCAAGCGTTCCCGTTCCGAGAAGCATGATTGCCACTCCGGACATTTTACCTAATCCGGATACAGCGTATTCGTTGATCTTTCTTGTCTTCTTCATGGCGATGGCCCCGATG from Rossellomorea marisflavi includes the following:
- a CDS encoding glycerate kinase → MKIVIAPDSFKESMTALEAAQSIEKGMKAVFPDAEYHLLPMADGGEGTVQSLVDATGGALIERSVTGPLGEEVPAFFGLLGDGKTAVIEMAAASGLHLVEPAKRNPLITTSRGTGELIHAALDEGVSHIIVGIGGSATNDGGVGMVQALGGRFLNEDGEEIGPGGGTLSTIKSIDLSKLDSRLASVKLEVACDVTNPLTGPTGASAIFGPQKGADPEMVDTLDQNLAHLASIVPGGQVIASRAGTGAAGGLGFALLAFLNAELNRGIDIVLEAVNFSEHIKDASLVITGEGRIDGQTIYGKTPIGVAKASKKYGIPVIGIAGSLTEDSVIVYDHGIDALFSIVPGIMGLSDAFSQAPHLLERASRDAAAVLKMGMTFSK